A stretch of candidate division WOR-3 bacterium DNA encodes these proteins:
- the gcvH gene encoding glycine cleavage system protein GcvH, which translates to MALVLDNLYYTKTHEWIKVENDIGIVGITDFAQKELQDIVYFGIEESIVGKELKAGDKFGYVEAVKTAADLYLPVSGEIIEINKELIANPVIANQDPYGQGWILKIKIKDKEELKNLLNSEDYKKHIGEA; encoded by the coding sequence ATGGCTTTAGTATTAGATAATTTGTATTACACAAAAACCCATGAGTGGATTAAAGTAGAGAATGATATTGGAATTGTTGGTATAACCGATTTTGCCCAAAAGGAATTACAGGATATCGTCTATTTTGGCATTGAAGAAAGTATTGTTGGCAAAGAATTAAAGGCAGGAGATAAATTTGGATATGTGGAAGCAGTGAAAACTGCCGCTGATTTGTATTTACCGGTTTCAGGAGAGATTATTGAGATAAATAAAGAGTTAATTGCTAATCCGGTAATTGCTAATCAAGACCCTTATGGTCAAGGTTGGATATTGAAAATTAAGATAAAAGATAAAGAAGAATTAAAAAATTTATTAAATAGTGAAGATTATAAAAAACATATTGGAGAGGCATAA
- the gcvT gene encoding glycine cleavage system aminomethyltransferase GcvT, with the protein MLKKTPFYEKHLEYKAQMIDFFSYLMPISYRSIKEEVLAVRNNCGLFDVSHMGRIEVSGKDYKEFVNYLITNDIFSLKEYQACYACMLYEDGGIVDDLVCYNLPERILLVVNCANLEKDYNYILSINKKFNCEIKNISEEVCQLALQGKRAEEILSSLTNDNLSEIGFYYSKEIKILDVLMLVSRTGYTGEDGFELYFDRSYAHKIWDALFEKDSSLMPCGLGARDMLRLEMGYCLYGQDIDKDKNPLEANLSFVVKFNKDFIGKEALLKIKEQGLKRKLVGIKFADKVIPRPKMNLYDSNNSLIGFITSGTFSFSVNCGIALGYVDINYCQIGNKVYLENKKEGEIVKLPFYQFGSIKKSKKEV; encoded by the coding sequence ATGTTAAAGAAAACACCTTTTTATGAGAAACATTTGGAATATAAGGCACAGATGATTGATTTTTTTTCTTATTTGATGCCGATTTCTTATCGTTCAATTAAAGAAGAGGTATTAGCGGTAAGAAATAACTGTGGTCTTTTTGATGTCTCTCATATGGGAAGGATTGAGGTTTCCGGAAAAGATTATAAGGAATTTGTGAATTATCTGATTACTAATGATATTTTTTCTTTAAAAGAGTATCAAGCTTGTTATGCTTGTATGTTATATGAAGATGGTGGGATTGTTGACGATTTGGTCTGTTATAATCTACCTGAGAGAATTTTATTGGTAGTAAATTGTGCCAATTTAGAGAAGGATTATAATTATATTTTATCAATAAATAAAAAATTTAATTGTGAAATAAAAAATATTTCCGAAGAGGTTTGTCAGTTGGCTTTGCAAGGCAAAAGGGCAGAAGAAATTCTTTCTTCTCTTACCAATGATAATTTATCAGAGATTGGTTTCTATTATTCTAAGGAGATAAAGATATTGGATGTTTTAATGTTAGTCTCCCGAACAGGCTATACGGGTGAAGATGGTTTTGAGTTATATTTTGATAGAAGTTATGCCCATAAGATATGGGATGCTCTTTTTGAGAAAGATTCTTCCCTTATGCCTTGTGGATTGGGAGCAAGGGATATGTTAAGATTGGAAATGGGCTATTGTTTATATGGTCAGGATATTGATAAGGATAAAAATCCCTTAGAGGCTAATCTTTCTTTTGTAGTAAAATTTAATAAGGATTTCATTGGCAAAGAAGCATTATTGAAAATAAAAGAACAAGGGCTGAAAAGAAAATTGGTGGGAATAAAATTTGCTGATAAAGTAATTCCACGACCAAAAATGAATTTATACGATAGTAATAATTCTTTAATAGGTTTTATTACCAGTGGCACTTTTTCTTTTAGTGTAAATTGTGGGATTGCTTTGGGATATGTCGATATAAATTATTGCCAAATTGGTAATAAAGTTTATTTAGAAAATAAGAAAGAGGGTGAGATTGTGAAATTACCTTTTTATCAATTTGGTAGTATTAAAAAATCAAAAAAGGAGGTTTAA